A single Cupriavidus sp. D39 DNA region contains:
- a CDS encoding IS256 family transposase, which translates to MPRKPKAIPRDLPTIPKELIDQFVKGPMTAEAVQDAAMAFKKALIERAMGAELGHHLGYPAGAERPEDATNQRNGSSAKTVLTDTGPLRLAIPRDRDGSFAPILIPKHDRRFTGFDDKIIAMYARGMTVREIQAFLVEQYGTEVSPAFISSVTDAVMEEVTAWQARPLEVMYPVVFFDALRVKMREDGVVRSKAVYLALGVLPDGTRDILGLWIETTEGAKFWMKVFNDLKTRGTQDILIAVTDGLKGMEQALNAVFPSTTLQTCVVHLIRGSLDYASWKDRRVVAAALKPVYTAATVEAAEAALLAFEQSDWGKRYPPIAASWHRAWDRVIPFFAFPPAIRKIIYTTNAIESINAQLRKIIKTRGHFPSDEAATKLLWLALRNITGKWGSATHDWKAAMNQFAILYEDRFTQPHR; encoded by the coding sequence ATGCCACGCAAACCAAAGGCCATACCCAGGGACCTTCCGACCATCCCTAAGGAGCTGATCGATCAGTTCGTTAAAGGTCCGATGACTGCTGAGGCGGTGCAAGACGCCGCCATGGCGTTCAAGAAGGCCCTGATCGAGCGGGCGATGGGCGCGGAGCTGGGCCATCACCTGGGCTACCCGGCGGGTGCCGAGCGCCCCGAGGATGCAACCAACCAGCGCAATGGCTCCAGCGCCAAGACCGTGCTTACGGACACGGGACCCTTGCGGCTGGCGATCCCGCGCGACCGCGACGGCAGCTTCGCGCCCATCCTGATTCCCAAGCACGACCGGCGTTTTACTGGCTTTGACGACAAGATCATCGCCATGTATGCGCGCGGCATGACGGTACGCGAGATCCAGGCGTTCCTGGTCGAGCAGTATGGCACTGAGGTGTCGCCCGCGTTCATCAGCTCGGTAACGGATGCGGTCATGGAGGAAGTCACCGCCTGGCAGGCCCGTCCATTGGAGGTCATGTACCCGGTCGTGTTCTTCGACGCGCTGCGGGTCAAGATGCGCGAGGATGGCGTCGTGCGCAGCAAGGCGGTCTATCTGGCGCTGGGCGTGCTGCCCGATGGCACGCGTGACATCCTGGGCCTGTGGATCGAGACCACCGAAGGGGCAAAGTTCTGGATGAAGGTGTTCAACGACCTGAAGACGCGAGGCACCCAAGACATCCTGATCGCGGTGACCGACGGCTTGAAGGGCATGGAGCAGGCCCTGAACGCGGTGTTCCCGAGCACGACACTGCAGACTTGTGTCGTGCATCTGATACGCGGCAGCCTGGACTACGCGAGCTGGAAGGACCGCCGTGTGGTGGCGGCCGCGCTCAAGCCTGTCTACACGGCTGCCACGGTTGAGGCCGCCGAGGCGGCGCTGTTGGCCTTCGAGCAAAGCGACTGGGGCAAGCGCTACCCACCGATTGCAGCCTCCTGGCATCGCGCCTGGGACCGGGTGATTCCATTCTTTGCGTTCCCGCCGGCCATCCGCAAGATCATCTACACCACGAATGCCATCGAGAGCATCAACGCGCAACTGCGTAAGATTATCAAGACCCGCGGGCACTTCCCGAGCGATGAAGCGGCCACCAAACTGCTGTGGCTAGCCTTGCGCAACATCACCGGCAAGTGGGGCAGCGCCACGCACGACTGGAAAGCCGCCATGAACCAGTTCGCGATCCTCTACGAGGATCGCTTCACACAACCCCATCGCTGA
- the ompR gene encoding two-component system response regulator OmpR, producing the protein MENTSHKILVVDDDPRLRDLLRRYLGEQGFTVLVAENATAMNKLWLRERFDLLVLDLMMPGEDGLSICRRLRGANDQTPIIMLTAKGEDVDRIVGLEMGADDYLPKPFNPRELIARIHAVLRRKGPAEVPGAPSETPENFAFGDFVLNLATRTLTKNDEEITLTTGEFSVLKVFARHPRQPLSREKLMEMARGREYEVFDRSLDVQISRLRKLIEPDPGNPRFIQTVWGLGYVFIPDGVK; encoded by the coding sequence ATGGAAAATACCAGTCACAAGATTCTCGTCGTGGACGACGACCCCCGTCTGCGCGACCTGCTGCGCCGTTACCTTGGCGAACAGGGCTTCACCGTACTGGTAGCAGAAAATGCCACCGCGATGAACAAGCTCTGGTTGCGCGAGCGTTTCGACCTGCTAGTGCTCGACCTGATGATGCCCGGTGAAGACGGCCTGTCGATCTGCCGCCGCCTGCGCGGCGCCAACGACCAGACGCCCATCATCATGCTCACCGCCAAGGGCGAGGACGTCGATCGCATCGTCGGCCTCGAAATGGGCGCCGACGACTACCTGCCGAAGCCCTTCAACCCGCGCGAGTTGATCGCACGGATCCACGCCGTGCTGCGGCGCAAGGGCCCCGCCGAAGTCCCCGGCGCGCCTTCGGAAACCCCGGAAAACTTCGCCTTTGGCGACTTCGTGCTGAACCTCGCTACCCGCACGCTGACCAAAAATGATGAAGAGATCACCCTGACCACCGGCGAATTCTCGGTGCTCAAGGTCTTCGCCCGGCATCCGCGCCAGCCGCTGTCGCGCGAAAAGCTCATGGAAATGGCGCGCGGCCGCGAGTACGAGGTATTCGACCGCAGCCTGGACGTGCAGATCTCGCGCCTGCGCAAGCTGATCGAACCTGATCCGGGCAACCCGCGTTTCATCCAGACGGTCTGGGGCCTCGGCTACGTCTTCATCCCCGATGGCGTGAAGTAA
- a CDS encoding SMP-30/gluconolactonase/LRE family protein, producing the protein MAHRELSVLTEGHAFLEGLRWHDGRLWLSDFYTHRVMAVSLDGAVEQIAEVPQQPSGMGWLPDGRLLIVSMRDRKLLRREPDGSLVVHADLSGVAGGHANDMVVDQQGRAYVGNFGFDLMAGAPMRTASLARVDPDGSVTVVADGLFFPNGSVITPDGKSLVVGETLGNRISAFDLHADGSLGPRRDWALFGSQPTGSELSEVLGGAKVAPDGCAQDAQGALWVADAIGNRVLRVMPGGRIDEEIACGTGIFAAALGGPRGTTLFLAAAPNFDEAERRASRLGHILMTEVEVPHAGLP; encoded by the coding sequence ATGGCGCACCGCGAACTATCGGTCCTGACCGAGGGACACGCCTTCCTGGAAGGACTGCGCTGGCACGACGGCCGACTCTGGCTGTCGGACTTCTACACCCACCGGGTAATGGCGGTGAGCCTGGATGGCGCCGTCGAACAGATCGCCGAAGTGCCGCAGCAGCCATCCGGCATGGGATGGCTCCCGGACGGGCGGCTACTGATCGTTTCCATGCGCGACCGCAAGCTGCTGCGCCGCGAGCCGGACGGCAGCCTGGTGGTGCATGCCGATCTGTCCGGCGTGGCCGGCGGCCATGCCAACGACATGGTGGTGGACCAGCAGGGCCGCGCCTATGTAGGTAATTTCGGTTTCGACCTGATGGCCGGCGCCCCGATGCGCACCGCCAGCCTGGCACGGGTCGACCCGGACGGATCGGTCACCGTGGTGGCAGACGGCCTGTTCTTCCCCAATGGTTCGGTCATCACGCCGGACGGCAAGTCCCTGGTGGTGGGCGAGACCCTGGGCAATCGCATCTCGGCCTTCGACCTGCACGCGGATGGCTCCCTCGGCCCGCGCCGTGACTGGGCCCTCTTCGGCAGCCAGCCAACCGGGTCGGAGCTCAGCGAGGTGCTGGGCGGCGCGAAGGTGGCGCCGGACGGGTGCGCCCAAGATGCGCAAGGGGCGCTCTGGGTTGCCGACGCCATCGGCAACCGCGTGTTGCGGGTGATGCCGGGTGGGCGCATCGATGAGGAGATTGCCTGCGGGACGGGCATCTTCGCCGCCGCCCTGGGAGGCCCGCGCGGCACCACGCTGTTCCTGGCCGCCGCGCCGAACTTCGACGAGGCCGAGCGCCGCGCTTCGCGCCTGGGCCATATCCTGATGACGGAAGTCGAAGTCCCGCACGCCGGCCTGCCATGA
- a CDS encoding Zn-dependent hydrolase, with amino-acid sequence MTQSAIPLLPLGQTILDQAAALARFSDMEGGLTCAYLTPAHRAASAQLVAWMEAAGMQVRIDAIGNVIGRYAADPAVGDAARVLMTGSHFDTVRNGGRYDGRLGILLPVAVVGALNAAGIRLPYHFEVVGFAEEEGLRFKTSFLASSVLAGRFDPALLDRADTDGVTLREALAASGLPGAGGIDALRAAAVDPATLHGFVEVHIEQGPVLLHHGLALGVVTQIAGSSRFQVRVEGLASHAGTTPMTMRKDAAAAAAEMVLLVEQRCAQVPTLVGTVGQLQVPNGSSNVIPAECVFSMDIRAGEDSIREAAIADIVAGIQAIAERRGLSADVERVTPVNNAPCARWLMDQFGAVLRKRGLEAFELPSGAGHDAMMMQRITDVAMLFVRCGNGGISHNPLETITADDAQLAAEAFVDFLRHFQPRA; translated from the coding sequence ATGACCCAATCTGCCATCCCCCTCCTCCCGCTTGGCCAGACCATTCTCGACCAGGCCGCAGCGTTGGCCCGCTTCTCGGATATGGAAGGCGGCCTGACCTGCGCCTACCTGACCCCGGCCCACCGCGCAGCGTCGGCCCAGCTGGTGGCATGGATGGAGGCGGCGGGCATGCAGGTCCGCATTGACGCCATCGGCAACGTGATCGGCCGCTATGCCGCCGATCCGGCCGTGGGCGATGCTGCGCGCGTGCTGATGACGGGCTCGCACTTCGACACCGTGCGCAACGGCGGGCGCTATGACGGCCGGCTTGGCATCCTGCTGCCCGTCGCGGTGGTTGGGGCGCTCAACGCGGCCGGCATCCGCCTGCCCTATCACTTCGAGGTGGTGGGCTTTGCCGAGGAAGAAGGCCTGCGCTTCAAGACCAGCTTCCTGGCCAGCAGCGTGCTGGCCGGCCGCTTCGACCCCGCCCTGCTGGATCGTGCCGACACCGACGGCGTGACCCTGCGCGAGGCGCTGGCCGCCTCCGGCCTGCCGGGCGCGGGCGGCATCGACGCACTGCGGGCCGCGGCGGTGGACCCCGCGACCCTGCATGGCTTTGTCGAAGTCCATATCGAGCAAGGCCCGGTCCTGCTGCACCACGGCCTGGCGCTCGGCGTGGTCACGCAGATTGCCGGCAGCAGCCGCTTCCAGGTCCGCGTGGAGGGCCTGGCCAGCCATGCCGGCACCACGCCCATGACCATGCGCAAGGACGCCGCCGCGGCCGCCGCGGAGATGGTGCTGCTGGTGGAGCAGCGCTGCGCTCAGGTGCCGACGCTGGTCGGCACGGTGGGCCAGCTGCAGGTGCCCAACGGATCGAGCAACGTCATTCCCGCCGAGTGCGTGTTCTCGATGGACATCCGTGCCGGTGAAGACAGCATCCGCGAGGCCGCCATCGCCGACATCGTGGCCGGCATCCAGGCGATCGCCGAGCGTCGCGGCCTCAGTGCCGACGTGGAACGGGTGACGCCGGTCAACAACGCGCCGTGCGCGCGCTGGCTGATGGACCAGTTCGGCGCGGTGCTCAGGAAGCGCGGGCTGGAAGCCTTCGAGCTGCCCTCGGGTGCTGGCCACGACGCCATGATGATGCAGCGCATTACCGACGTGGCCATGCTGTTCGTGCGCTGCGGCAACGGCGGCATCAGCCACAACCCGCTGGAGACCATCACGGCCGACGACGCCCAGCTCGCGGCCGAGGCCTTCGTCGACTTCCTGCGGCATTTCCAGCCACGCGCCTGA
- the hpnD gene encoding presqualene diphosphate synthase HpnD: MTPDQYCQEKAAQSGSSFYYSFLFLAPERRRAITALYAWCREVDDVVDDTQDASVAYQKLAWWRNELAQMFNGAPTHPVTKALQPHAQAYGLTQSMFNEVLEGMEMDLNQSRYLDDIALTRYCHCVAGVVGTMSARILGHTDPRTLEYAEKMGLSLQMVNILRDVGEDARRGRIYLPVNTLQRFQLPVSEINQATHSDRFVALMRYQAEQARTLYREALALLPRTERRAQRAGLVMGAIYQTLLDELEASEFQVLNQRISLTPMRKLWIAWKTWMRNR, translated from the coding sequence GTGACGCCCGATCAGTATTGCCAAGAAAAAGCCGCGCAGAGCGGCTCCAGCTTCTATTACAGCTTCCTGTTCCTGGCGCCCGAGCGGCGGCGGGCCATTACCGCCCTCTATGCCTGGTGCAGGGAGGTCGACGATGTCGTGGACGACACCCAGGACGCCAGCGTGGCCTATCAGAAGCTGGCCTGGTGGCGCAATGAGCTCGCCCAGATGTTCAACGGTGCGCCAACCCACCCCGTGACCAAGGCGCTCCAGCCGCACGCGCAAGCCTATGGGCTGACCCAGTCGATGTTCAACGAAGTGCTCGAAGGCATGGAGATGGACCTCAACCAGTCGCGCTACCTGGATGACATCGCGCTCACGCGCTATTGCCATTGCGTGGCCGGCGTGGTCGGCACCATGAGCGCCCGCATCCTTGGCCACACGGATCCGCGCACGCTCGAGTACGCCGAAAAGATGGGCTTGTCACTGCAAATGGTCAATATCCTGCGCGATGTGGGCGAGGATGCCCGGCGCGGCCGGATCTACCTGCCTGTGAACACGCTGCAGCGCTTCCAGCTGCCGGTTTCCGAGATCAACCAGGCCACGCATTCCGATCGCTTCGTCGCGCTCATGCGCTACCAGGCCGAGCAGGCCCGCACGCTGTACCGCGAGGCGCTGGCGCTGCTGCCCCGGACCGAGCGCCGCGCCCAGCGCGCTGGCCTGGTCATGGGCGCGATCTACCAGACGCTGCTCGATGAGCTGGAGGCCAGTGAGTTCCAGGTGCTGAACCAGCGCATCTCGCTCACGCCCATGCGCAAGCTGTGGATCGCGTGGAAAACGTGGATGCGCAACCGCTGA
- a CDS encoding efflux RND transporter periplasmic adaptor subunit, whose product MPVPYPGPEVAAIEVPFSTLCGANAFAAGLRMRARGALVVLLVLAGVVMGLAGCSRQAEKAPEIRPVRLMQLQPGAGKTEFEFSGDVRPRIESRLGFRVGGKIAARLVDVGATVRKGQPLARLDPTDLGLAEAGSRAQYDAAKTDRDLAEADLKRYNELFAKKFISAAEQQRRQATFDSAVSRLRQAEAGLRNQANQTGYGVLNADADGVVTLIEAEVGQVVAAGQSVVRVAQTAEKEVAVGLPEDQVERLRGISDVTVRTWAEPGRLLPGRVREISPMADPVTRTYAARISVPNPPADFKFGMTAVVTFTRTGDDTALRVPLSALLQKQGINQVWVYDAAAGTVQPVNVTLGELQGNEIQVRQGLSPGQTIVTAGVHLLKPGQKVKPLQAVAPTPAVRN is encoded by the coding sequence ATGCCAGTGCCTTATCCCGGGCCGGAAGTTGCGGCCATCGAAGTGCCTTTTTCCACGCTTTGCGGCGCGAACGCGTTCGCGGCCGGCTTGCGCATGCGCGCTCGCGGCGCGTTGGTGGTCCTGCTGGTGCTCGCCGGGGTGGTGATGGGGCTGGCGGGGTGCAGCCGGCAGGCAGAGAAGGCGCCAGAGATCCGCCCGGTGCGCCTGATGCAGTTGCAGCCGGGCGCAGGCAAGACCGAATTCGAGTTCTCGGGCGATGTCCGGCCCCGGATCGAGTCGCGGCTGGGCTTTCGCGTGGGCGGCAAGATTGCCGCGCGCCTGGTCGACGTGGGCGCCACCGTGCGCAAGGGCCAGCCGCTCGCCCGGCTCGATCCCACGGACCTCGGCCTGGCGGAAGCCGGCTCGCGGGCGCAGTACGACGCGGCCAAGACTGACCGCGACCTCGCCGAGGCCGATCTCAAGCGCTACAACGAGCTGTTCGCCAAGAAATTCATCAGCGCGGCCGAGCAGCAACGCCGCCAGGCCACCTTTGACTCCGCCGTCTCCCGCCTGCGCCAGGCCGAGGCGGGGCTGCGCAACCAGGCCAACCAGACCGGCTACGGCGTGCTGAACGCCGACGCCGATGGCGTTGTGACCCTGATCGAAGCGGAAGTCGGCCAGGTCGTCGCGGCCGGCCAGTCGGTCGTGCGGGTGGCGCAGACCGCCGAGAAGGAGGTCGCGGTTGGCCTGCCGGAGGACCAGGTCGAGCGCCTGCGCGGCATCTCCGACGTGACCGTGCGCACCTGGGCCGAGCCCGGCCGGCTGCTGCCGGGCCGCGTGCGCGAGATCTCGCCGATGGCCGACCCGGTGACGCGCACCTACGCGGCGCGCATCAGCGTGCCCAACCCGCCGGCCGACTTCAAGTTCGGCATGACCGCTGTGGTCACCTTCACCCGTACCGGCGACGATACCGCGCTGCGGGTGCCGCTCTCCGCGCTGCTGCAAAAGCAGGGCATCAACCAGGTCTGGGTGTACGACGCGGCAGCCGGCACCGTGCAGCCAGTCAACGTTACCCTGGGCGAGCTCCAGGGCAACGAGATCCAGGTCAGGCAGGGGCTGTCGCCCGGCCAGACCATCGTCACCGCGGGCGTGCACCTGCTCAAGCCCGGGCAGAAGGTCAAGCCGCTGCAGGCCGTGGCGCCCACGCCGGCCGTGCGCAACTAA
- a CDS encoding DUF3830 family protein: protein MAQIRITAGGYQFVAETHPDAPLTVAAFTKLLPYRQKLIHVRWSGEGCWIPLGEFKLGVDFENHTSHPSVGDILFYPGGYSETEIILAYGSCCFASKMGQLAGNHFLTIVEGKENLRALGTKVLWEGAQDVSFELM, encoded by the coding sequence ATGGCCCAGATCCGTATTACCGCCGGCGGCTACCAGTTCGTCGCCGAAACCCATCCCGACGCCCCGCTCACCGTCGCCGCCTTCACCAAGCTGCTGCCCTACCGGCAAAAGCTGATCCACGTGCGCTGGAGCGGCGAAGGCTGCTGGATCCCGCTGGGCGAGTTCAAGCTGGGCGTGGATTTCGAGAACCACACCAGCCATCCTTCGGTCGGCGACATCCTGTTTTACCCGGGCGGCTACAGCGAGACCGAGATCATCCTGGCGTATGGCAGCTGCTGCTTCGCCAGCAAGATGGGCCAGCTCGCAGGCAACCATTTCCTGACGATCGTGGAAGGCAAGGAGAACCTGCGCGCGCTGGGCACCAAGGTGCTGTGGGAAGGGGCGCAGGATGTGAGTTTTGAATTGATGTGA